The sequence below is a genomic window from Pseudomonas cannabina.
GATCCTGAATAATCTTGGTGGCCGCTGCGGGTGTGGCGATGTCATCAGGACTGACGTTGGCTCCTCCTCGCGCGACGGGCTCGGCAGTTTTGATTGGCTCTGAAGAGGCGGCTTTCTCTGTTTCTTTGGCTTTCTTTTCTGCCTCTGTAAGGGCCTTGCTGTCTTTGACAGCGGCCACATCGTCGCGAAAAGCCTTTGGATCATCCTGGCTGACACGCGTTTTTTGACTGGCAAGCAACGCCGCGTCTGGCGAGGATGCTTTGTTCTCCAGCGACTGAGTATTTCGACTGAGCATCATTCTTGTGTAAACAGGGGACGCTTCCGGTGTTGCGGCGGAGCGGCTGTCGGAGGCCGTGTAGGTGTCGAGTTTCGCCTGCTTGTCCGGATTCGCTTCAGTCGCGCCAGCGCCTACGGTCCGCACGGCTCTGTCTGCTGTTGCAGGTTTTTCCCTGGCAACTATGAGGGGGTCATAGGACCTGGCGGTGCGGATATTCATCGAATGTCTCTACAGGCTCTATACGAAAAATTGCTGCGCTCGGTCAAGCAGGAGATGAGTCGCCTAGAAGGAAGCGATAACTTTCTAAATGACAGCGTTATACAGCCAAGCGGGGAGCTTGAGATGAAGCTTTCATTAATGTGTCGCTTTTTCTGTTTTTCTTACGATGTTTTTCTTGGGCGAAATTATGTTTCCAGGGTTATCTGTGGGCGGGGAGATTCGCGTAAACCGGGCGTGCAGGGCAAAGCATCTTTATATGACTCAAACGATGAAAGCGCCCTGAAAGGCGCTTTCCAGTTCTGGTGTGTTCCCGCAGCGATGTCTGCAAGAGGTCACAGCACGCTCAGCGGGTACTCCACAATCACTCGCACTTCATCCAGATTCTGCTCGAACTCGGTCGCGCGGGTCGTGGCCTGGCGGACGCGTACCGACAGGTCCTTCATGGTTCCGGTCTGGAAGGTGTACTTGGCTTCGATGTTGCGTTCCCAGCGTTTCTGGTCGGTCAGCGGGTTGCCTTGTGCGTCGCGGCGCATGTAAGTGCTGTTGGCGTTGCTGTAGTCAGCGTCGGTGCCTTTGCCGTAGCGGGTCATGAACTTGAGGCCGGGCACGCCGTAGGTGGTCATGTCCAGGTTGTAGGTCAACATCCACGAGCGTTCTTTCGGCGAGTTGAAGTCGCTGTACTGGAGGGAGTTGGCCAGGTAGATCGAGTCGGACAGTCGCAGATAATCGAAGTCGTCGTCGCCCTGGTTGCGTTGATGAGAAAGCGCCAGGCTGTGTGCGCCGTATTTCAGGTCGACACTGGCACTCCAGATGTCGTTGTCGAACTCGCCGAGCAGCCGTTTGCCTTCGTCGGTCGCGTTGTAGTAATTCAGGCTGCTGGTCAGGGACAGGTCATCGGTGATCGGCAGCACGTAGGATGCCGAGCCGTATTTCTGGTCCCACGCGTCTTTCAGCCGGCTGGTGTACAGGGACAGATTCAGCCGGTCAGTGGCTTTGTAGTCACCGCCGAAATAGGCGAGCCAGGGTGAATCGACCGGCCCGGCGTAGAACGTGGAAAAGCCTTCTTTCATGTCACTGGAGGCAGGTTGACTCATCCCGTTGAGGCGACCGCCTTGCAAGGTCAGGCCTTTGAAGCTGTCGTTGATCGCGGTGACACCGCGAAAGCTTTCCGGCAGCAGGCGACCGTCGCCGAAAGCGACCACGGGGGTGGTCGGGAAGACGTCGCCTGCTCTGACGACCGTGTCGAAGGCCTTGGCTTTCAGCGCACCGCCGACTTTGGTGTATTCGTTGCGGGCGTTGCCATCCGAATCGACGGGCATTACCGAGAAGGGCGTTTGAAGGCCGTTTCGGCCGTCGCCCGTGTCCAGCTTGATACCCACCATTGCAAACGCATCGAGGCCGACGCCGATGGTGCGTTGGGTAAAGCCCGATTCGAAGCGCCCCATGATGCCGTGCGCCCAGGCTTCGGAATAGCCGCTGCCTGTCGGGCTTGATTCGCCATGACGATGGTCACGGTTCATGTAAAAGTTTCGGTTGAGAATGTTGAGCGAGCTGCCTTCGACGAACCCTTCTTTCTGCTCTTCTGCAAAGGCGGCAAAGGGTGTGATTCCGGCAAGGGTCGAACACAAGGCGAGGGAAAGTCTTTTACGTTGAGTCATGTGCACTCCGTTCATTGGGCAGATCGTGTAAGCGTCTCGGCCTGGCATGTTGTTATCAATGCATGGCTGCCAGTGAGGCCCAATCTTGAAGAGGCGAAGATAACGCGAAGATGACGGCCAGATTACAAATCTGAAAGAAAACTTCAGTCACAACAGGCGCGGAGTTTAAATCAGAAGAAGAGCGCTGGATCAATATGCCAACTGGCATATTGTGTTTTTCTTAACTATAAAAAAAGCGCCCGAAAGGGCGCTTGGAAGTTCGCCTCACTTCGAGGCATCGGACAACCACTGGAGGCGAACAGGGTGGCGGCTTGTTGTAGATCATCGCCTTTAACCTTCGGACTTGTTGGACTTTTCAGGCTTGGATTTTTCGTCCGTATTTACATAGTGCTCGTTCTGCTGGGCACGCTGCTTCTCCAGGAAACGCTGCTCCTGCGCCATGCGCATCTTGTCGGCAGCCTTGCTTGCGAACTCGTTGCCGTCGTCGGCAAAGGCGTTTGTAAAGGACAAGGCAGCGACTGCAAAGACCATCGATTTAATCAGTTTCATCATCATTTCCTCTTTTCGTATTAATGGTTGGATCCTGTTTTGCGCCATACGCTTTTCAGGAATGAGCTCAGCTTACGACCGGGTAACTAACAGCAGCGTGAGCGGGACATGACAAATTTGTCATAAATAAAAAAAGTTAAAAAAACCGAGTAATCTCCAAATATACAAACCGTACTAACTCACTCGGCCTCACTCACATTCGGGTTAAGTGCGGAGCGTTAACAGTCATACACTTTCAAACAACGGAGTCACCCAACATGCGTATCGCTAAACCCTTACTGCTCGCTCTGGCCCTTCTTTCTCCTCTGAGCGCTTTCGCTTTCACCTCAGACGAGGTCAAGGCAGAGACCTTGATCAAAAATCACCAGGCGGCCGTGCAGAAATACGCCACCACCCATAAAAAGGCGATGCCTGCGATTGAAGAATACAAGTACGGTATGAAGCTGGACGTTGCCAAAGTGATCCGCAAGTCGCCGGACCTGAAGACCTGCAGCGTCATGCCTAAACTGATGACTTACCAGGATTCCAAGGGTGATCTGAAGACTGTTCAGTACCAGGCGCTTAGCGGTTGCCGTAACAGCCAGTGATTCATGGCTTGCCATGAGGCAGCAGTTCGTGTTCATCGTCAGCCCGGACAGTCGTCCGGGCTGACGTGCGCGCGTGAGGACGGTGAGCGGCATATCTGGCGCACTGAGCCTGAGCGGCTGTCAGCCTGGGCGATCGAGCGCCTGAGTCAGCCGGGCGTCACCCGAATACCCGAATCGGTGCCCCCGCATGCCACGCCTGAATGTCTTCGATCATCTGCGCGTAAAAGGTCCGGTAGTTGTTCTCGGTGACATAGCCGATGTGCGGGGTGGCCAGAACGTTGTCCAGCGTGCGAAACGGGTGCTCGACGGGCAGTGGTTCGATGTCGAACACGTCCAGCGCGGCACCGGCGATTTTGCGTTGTTGCAGCGTTTCGATCAGCGCGGCCTGATCGATGATCGGCCCGCGTGACGAGTTGACCAGATAAGCGCCCGGCTTCATCCAGCCCAGCGCCTCTGCATCCACCAGCCCTCGGCTGCGGTCGCTGAGCACCAGGTGCACCGACAGCACATCGGCCTGCTCGAACAATTGTTGCTTGCTGACATAGGTGACGCCCGATTCGGCGGCGGCCTGCGGTGTCAGGTTCTGGCTCCAGGCGATGACATTCATGCCGAACGCCTGCCCATAGCGGGCGATCCATTTGCCGATGCTGCCCAGCCCGAGGATCCCCAGCGTCTTGCCGTACAAATCGCTGCCCAGCCCGACCTGCCAATGGCCTGCGCGCAATGAATTGGCCTCGGCCAGCAGGTTGCGGGTGATGCCCATGATCAGCGCCCAGGTCAGTTCCGGCGCTGCGTTTTTGTAGCTTTCAGTGCCACACACGGTGATGCCCTGGCGCCTGGCCGCCGCGTTATCAATGGCCGCGTTGCGCATGCCGCCCGTGACCAGCAGTTTGAGTCTGGGCAATTGGCTGAGTAGCGCTTCATCGAACAGGGTTCGCTCGCGCATTACGCAAATGATCTCGAAACCTTGCAGGCGTTGCACCATGGTCGCGGTGTCGGCGGGGAAGTCATGCAGAAAGCTGACGTCGCCCACCGAATCGAGCACTGACCAGTCCACCACGCCGCTGGCGACGTTCTGCCAGTCATCGAGTACCGCGATGTTCATTGGGGTCATGTTTAACGGCCTCTTGATGGGGTAGTTAAAAGAAGGCTAATTGAACAGGCTGGCAGCAATGTTGATCGAGAAGCCCAGAATGGCAGTGTTGAATACAAAGCAGATCAGCGACTGGCCCAGCACGACCTTGCGCATTTCACGCGTGGCCACGCCCACGTCGGAGGTCTGCACTGCAACGCTGATGGTGAACGAGAAATACAGAAAGTCCCAGTAGTCCGGGTGCTGTTCGCCGCCGACGAAGGCCAGTGCCGGTTCGTTGCCTTTCCAGGTGTAGAACATGCGCGCGTAATGCAGGCTGAAAATCACCCCGATCATCAGCCACGAGCCAATCACAGTCAGGCCGGTGAACGCGTGATGGAGCATTTTGGCATCGCTGGACAAGCCTTTGCTGCCTGCCACCTCAACGATGATCGCCGCCAGACTGGCCAGCGCCGCAACGCACACGGTGATCAGGATCACGCCGGCATTTTCGTCTTCCATCAGCGCGACGCGCCGCACGTCATCGGCGTTGCTGCGCAGGGTGCGGACGAAAATCATGATCAGGTAGAGCCAGACGCCCGTGTCCCAGCCAGTCAGCAGGCTTTGCGTGAGTGTGGCGTGGGGGATCAGCCAGGACCAGGCGATACCTGCGGTCAGACCGATCAGAGCGGCGAGGGTAAGGCGAGGACGGGTGCGGGCAAGATGGCGCATGCGGTCTGGTCGTTACTGGATGTTGCGAGACAGTAGCATGCCGGCTCGACAGCCTGAATCCGATTTGAAAAAAACGGCGCGCAAGGGGGTTGCGCGCCGGGTTCCAGCCAGGTGCTGACCCGGCGGCAAGGGAGTGATGTCGAGATCAACGCACCAGGCAAGGCTGTTTGTTGTTGAATTTCCAGTTCGGGATCAGAAACTGCATGGCCACGGCGTCATTGCGTGCGCCCAGGCCCATGCCTTTATAGAGCTCGTGAGCCTTGGCCAACTGGTCGGTGTCCAGCTCGACACCGAGGCCCGGTTTCTTCGGCACATCGACCTTGCCACCGACGATTTGCAATGGCGCCTTGGTCAGGCGCTGACCGTCCTGCCAGATCCAGTGCGTATCGATGGCCGTGATGTTGCCCGGCGCTGCGGCGGCGACATGGGTGAACATCGCCAGTGAAATATCGAAATGGTTGTTGGAGTGCGAACCCCAGGTCAGGCCCCACTCGTTGCACATCTGCGCCACGCGCACCGAGCCCTGCATGGTCCAGAAGTGCGGGTCGGCCAGCGGAATGTCCACCGATTGCAGTTGAATGGCGTGACCCATTTCCCGCCAGTCGGTGGCGATCATGTTGGTGGCGGTTTTCAGGCCGGTGGCACGGCGGAATTCACCCATGACTTCGCGACCGGAGAAGCCGTTTTCCGCGCCGCACGGGTCTTCGGCATACGCCAGCACATGATGCTGATCGCGGCACAGGCGGATGGCCTCTTTGAGTGACCATGCGCCATTGGGGTCCAGCGTAATGCGCGCGTCAGGGAAGCGTTCGGCGAGCGCTGTAACCGCCTCGATTTCCTGATCGCCGCTCAATACGCCGCCCTTGAGCTTGAAGTCCTGAAAGCCATAGCGCTGGTGCGCGGCTTCGGCCAGGCGCACGACGGCTTGCGGGGTCAGCGCTTCTTCATGGCGGACGCGGAACCAGTCGTTATCGGCGTCCGGTTCGCTGCGGTAGGCCAGGTCGGTCTTGCGTTGGTCGCCGACGTAAAACAGGTAGCCGAGCATTTCGACCTGATCGCGCTGCTGACCTTCCCCCAGCAGCGCCGCAACCGGCACATCCAGGTGCTGGCCGAGCAGGTCGAGGAGGGCGGCTTCCAGTGCCGTGACCGCGTGAATGGCGATGCGCAGGTCGAAGGTCTGCAGGCCACGGCCGCCGGAATCCCGATCGGCGAAGGCTTTGCGCGCTTGGTTGAGAATCTTCTGGTAGGTGCCGATGCTGCTGCCGACCACCAGCGAGCGCGCGTCTTCCAGCGTCTGGCGAATCAGCTCGCCGCCAGGCACTTCGCCGACGCCGACATGCCCGGCATTGTCCTTGAGAATGACGATATTACGGGTGAAGTAAGGGCCATGCGCGCCGCTGAGGTTGAGCAGCATGTCGTCATGGCCGGCCACCGGCACAACCTGCATTTCAGTGATGACCGGGGCTTTGCTGGTGATGTTGGAGTGCTGAGTGTTCATGACTGCTCCTGTAATGATTCTGACCGGTAAACGTCGCGGTGCATGTGCATCAATGCGTGGCCGGGGTCTGGATGGCGGCGACTGGCGTTGCGCCTGGCTTGGGTGTGTTGCGCGCAGCGAAGACGATGATTGCCGCGATGATCGACGTTGCGGTCAGACCATACAGCCCGCCCTGGATAGAGCCGGTGTGCTCTTCCAGCAGGCCGAAGGTGGTCGGTGCCACGAAGCCGCCGAGGTTGCCCACCGAATTGATCAGTGCAATGACCGCAGCGGCAATGCGCGCGTCCAGATACGCCTGCGGAATCGGCCAGAACAGCGAGGAGGCGGACTTGAAGCCCAGCGCCGCAAAGCAGATGGCGACGAACGCAAAAATCGGGCTGCCGGTGGTCGACATGAACATCCCGGCTGCGGCAATCAATAGCGCGATGGCCACCCAGGCTTGCTGACGTTTCCATTTGGCCGAGAGCGTGGCAAACGCATACATGCCGATGATCGACAGCAACCACGGAATCGAATTGAACATGCCGACTTCGAAGTCAGTCAGGCTGCCAATCTTGCGGATGATGCTGGGCAGCCAGAACGTCGCAGCATAGATGGTCAACTGAATGAAGAAGTAGATCAGGCAGAACAGGATGATCTGACTGTCCTTGAGCAGTTTGCCTATCGAGGCCTTGACCGGCGTCGCCGCTTCACGGGCAGCCTGCTCGGCATCGATGGCGTTGACTAGTGCGTCCTGTTCTTCGCGGGTCAGCCACTTGGCATCGTGCGGTTTGGAGTCCAGCCAGAACCAGACGAAGAAACACAGGCCGACCGAGAACATGCCCTCGATGAAGTACATCCACTGCCAGCCCTTCAGGCCGAACCCGGTGATTTGCAGCAGCAGGCCGGACAGCGGGCCTGAGATGAGCGAGGCGATGGCCGAACCACTGAGGAAAATGGCGATAGCCTTGCCGCGCTCGACGCCCGGCAGCCAGCGAGTGAAGTAGTAGATCACGCCCGGAAAGAAACCCGCTTCAGCGACGCCGAGCAGAAAGCGCAGGATGTAGAAATGTGTTTCGTTCTGAATGAAGGCCATGCAGGCTGCAACGATGCCCCAGGTGAGCATGATCCGGGTTAGCCAGATACGCGCGCCAACTTTCTGCAGCAGGATATTGGAAGGGACCTCGAACAGCGCGTAACCGATGAAAAACAGCCCGGCGCCCAGCCCGTAGGCAGCCGCACCGATGCCCAGATCGTGCTCCATGTGCGAACGCACGAAGCCGATGTTCACCCGGTCGATGTAGTTGACGATAAACATGATGACGAAAAGCGGCAGGACATGACGTTTGACTTTCGAAACGGCCGTATTCAGGACCGAATCTGTGCCATCAGCCATCCTGGAATTGGATGTGCTCACAGTTGAATCTCCCACTCGTTGTTATTATGCGGGTATGTGCAAAGTTTGTCCTTCGCATTGTCGGTCATCATACAAGTAAAAAGCCCTTTCGCAAGTCCCTGTTGCCTTCGAAAGGGCAGATAGTTTGCTTCGTTCAGACCGGAGGTCATGTACTCGGTGCTTACGGAAAAGGGCCGCAGGAATCCTCTTGCCGCCCATAATCAAGGGGTTTTAAGCACATGATCAGTCATAGAAGCGGGCAGGCAGGGACGTTTCGGCAGATATGAGCGGCGGCGCGAGAGTTTTGCTGAAGTCTCGTCATTTTTTGACAGATCGGTACACTTGTAATACAAGCTAGACAAGCGCACGGACCTTTGAAAGGCCGGGCCATCAGGCATTCGTCACCCTGCGCAGGTCATTCAACGCGCTGCGTGGACGCCCATTCAGACAAGTCAGGACTCGAACATCATGCAGGACTCCGTCAGCCCGGCGCCCAAACGTCGTCAGCACAGCCTGGCTACTGATCTGGTGACCGAACTGAGCCAGCGCATACTGCTGGGCAAGATTGCTCCCGGTCAGAAGTTGCCGTCCGAAAATCAGATCGTCCGCGAACACGGCGTCAGTCGCACGGTGGTGCGCGAAGCAATTTCCAAGTTGCAGGCCTCTGGGCTGGTGGTCACTCATCACGGCATTGGCACATTTGTGCTGGAACGCGGCGACCAGACCGGCTTGCGCCTCAAAGTCGAAACCGTTTCGCGAGTGCGGGACATCATCGAGTTGCGCATCGGTCTGGAAACCCAGGCAGTGGCGCTGGCTGCTGTGCGCCGCACCGAAGAACAACTGGAGGCCATGCGGCAGGCGCTGGACGACTATCAAGACCTGTTGGCCAATGAGGACAGCTGCGTCGAAGCTGACAAACGCTTCCACATGCTGATCGCCGAAGCCACCGGCAATCCCTACTTCATGGAAATCATGCAGCAC
It includes:
- a CDS encoding DUF1345 domain-containing protein, encoding MRHLARTRPRLTLAALIGLTAGIAWSWLIPHATLTQSLLTGWDTGVWLYLIMIFVRTLRSNADDVRRVALMEDENAGVILITVCVAALASLAAIIVEVAGSKGLSSDAKMLHHAFTGLTVIGSWLMIGVIFSLHYARMFYTWKGNEPALAFVGGEQHPDYWDFLYFSFTISVAVQTSDVGVATREMRKVVLGQSLICFVFNTAILGFSINIAASLFN
- a CDS encoding D-2-hydroxyacid dehydrogenase family protein, which produces MTPMNIAVLDDWQNVASGVVDWSVLDSVGDVSFLHDFPADTATMVQRLQGFEIICVMRERTLFDEALLSQLPRLKLLVTGGMRNAAIDNAAARRQGITVCGTESYKNAAPELTWALIMGITRNLLAEANSLRAGHWQVGLGSDLYGKTLGILGLGSIGKWIARYGQAFGMNVIAWSQNLTPQAAAESGVTYVSKQQLFEQADVLSVHLVLSDRSRGLVDAEALGWMKPGAYLVNSSRGPIIDQAALIETLQQRKIAGAALDVFDIEPLPVEHPFRTLDNVLATPHIGYVTENNYRTFYAQMIEDIQAWHAGAPIRVFG
- a CDS encoding OprD family porin produces the protein MTQRKRLSLALCSTLAGITPFAAFAEEQKEGFVEGSSLNILNRNFYMNRDHRHGESSPTGSGYSEAWAHGIMGRFESGFTQRTIGVGLDAFAMVGIKLDTGDGRNGLQTPFSVMPVDSDGNARNEYTKVGGALKAKAFDTVVRAGDVFPTTPVVAFGDGRLLPESFRGVTAINDSFKGLTLQGGRLNGMSQPASSDMKEGFSTFYAGPVDSPWLAYFGGDYKATDRLNLSLYTSRLKDAWDQKYGSASYVLPITDDLSLTSSLNYYNATDEGKRLLGEFDNDIWSASVDLKYGAHSLALSHQRNQGDDDFDYLRLSDSIYLANSLQYSDFNSPKERSWMLTYNLDMTTYGVPGLKFMTRYGKGTDADYSNANSTYMRRDAQGNPLTDQKRWERNIEAKYTFQTGTMKDLSVRVRQATTRATEFEQNLDEVRVIVEYPLSVL
- a CDS encoding DUF2790 domain-containing protein, which codes for MRIAKPLLLALALLSPLSAFAFTSDEVKAETLIKNHQAAVQKYATTHKKAMPAIEEYKYGMKLDVAKVIRKSPDLKTCSVMPKLMTYQDSKGDLKTVQYQALSGCRNSQ
- a CDS encoding FadR/GntR family transcriptional regulator, which produces MQDSVSPAPKRRQHSLATDLVTELSQRILLGKIAPGQKLPSENQIVREHGVSRTVVREAISKLQASGLVVTHHGIGTFVLERGDQTGLRLKVETVSRVRDIIELRIGLETQAVALAAVRRTEEQLEAMRQALDDYQDLLANEDSCVEADKRFHMLIAEATGNPYFMEIMQHLGSAIIPRSRIATSERAGNTLAHQGYLANLEHEALLSAIRRKDPDAARAAMWTHLSNSRERLVPLE
- a CDS encoding MFS transporter; the encoded protein is MADGTDSVLNTAVSKVKRHVLPLFVIMFIVNYIDRVNIGFVRSHMEHDLGIGAAAYGLGAGLFFIGYALFEVPSNILLQKVGARIWLTRIMLTWGIVAACMAFIQNETHFYILRFLLGVAEAGFFPGVIYYFTRWLPGVERGKAIAIFLSGSAIASLISGPLSGLLLQITGFGLKGWQWMYFIEGMFSVGLCFFVWFWLDSKPHDAKWLTREEQDALVNAIDAEQAAREAATPVKASIGKLLKDSQIILFCLIYFFIQLTIYAATFWLPSIIRKIGSLTDFEVGMFNSIPWLLSIIGMYAFATLSAKWKRQQAWVAIALLIAAAGMFMSTTGSPIFAFVAICFAALGFKSASSLFWPIPQAYLDARIAAAVIALINSVGNLGGFVAPTTFGLLEEHTGSIQGGLYGLTATSIIAAIIVFAARNTPKPGATPVAAIQTPATH
- the gudD gene encoding glucarate dehydratase, which translates into the protein MNTQHSNITSKAPVITEMQVVPVAGHDDMLLNLSGAHGPYFTRNIVILKDNAGHVGVGEVPGGELIRQTLEDARSLVVGSSIGTYQKILNQARKAFADRDSGGRGLQTFDLRIAIHAVTALEAALLDLLGQHLDVPVAALLGEGQQRDQVEMLGYLFYVGDQRKTDLAYRSEPDADNDWFRVRHEEALTPQAVVRLAEAAHQRYGFQDFKLKGGVLSGDQEIEAVTALAERFPDARITLDPNGAWSLKEAIRLCRDQHHVLAYAEDPCGAENGFSGREVMGEFRRATGLKTATNMIATDWREMGHAIQLQSVDIPLADPHFWTMQGSVRVAQMCNEWGLTWGSHSNNHFDISLAMFTHVAAAAPGNITAIDTHWIWQDGQRLTKAPLQIVGGKVDVPKKPGLGVELDTDQLAKAHELYKGMGLGARNDAVAMQFLIPNWKFNNKQPCLVR